In Acidimicrobiia bacterium, one DNA window encodes the following:
- the pheA gene encoding prephenate dehydratase, which produces ITKSIEVESKQVETISYLGPQGTFCESALMTQSDLSTYKSFPQKNIVDVFNKTSSGKTSLGIVPLENTIEGSVPVTLDMLIFESDLMIQREIDIDISLCLATVKNAKYKDIKVIYSHPHALAQCRDYLANKLPDVEIMPIESTAEAALYVYKQKDKSIAAICPEQALLKYSLTKLDKNIQDRSANQTRFIVVGEGIPKKTGHDKTSIVCFQRSNRPGSLLSILSEFAARNIDLSKLESRPTKEGLGQYCFLIDFIGHIGDDLVADCLQHVGANHADVKFLGSYAVAGDKGAVTRNSATKVWKETKNWIQTLRNSIED; this is translated from the coding sequence AAATTACTAAATCTATTGAAGTTGAGAGTAAACAGGTCGAAACCATTTCTTATTTAGGCCCGCAAGGCACGTTTTGCGAATCAGCATTGATGACACAAAGTGATTTAAGCACATATAAATCCTTTCCGCAAAAAAATATTGTTGACGTTTTCAATAAAACATCTAGCGGTAAAACTTCCCTAGGTATTGTGCCCTTAGAGAATACGATTGAAGGCAGTGTTCCCGTAACGTTAGACATGCTTATCTTTGAGTCAGATCTGATGATCCAAAGAGAAATAGATATTGATATTTCTTTATGTTTAGCTACTGTAAAAAATGCCAAATACAAAGATATTAAAGTTATATATTCACATCCTCATGCACTTGCCCAATGTCGTGATTATCTAGCAAATAAACTTCCCGATGTTGAAATAATGCCAATTGAATCAACAGCTGAAGCAGCTCTATATGTATATAAACAAAAAGATAAATCCATTGCTGCGATTTGTCCAGAACAAGCACTATTAAAATATTCTTTAACGAAACTTGATAAGAACATTCAAGACCGTTCAGCAAACCAAACTAGATTCATCGTCGTTGGAGAAGGAATACCAAAAAAGACGGGTCACGACAAAACGTCGATTGTCTGTTTCCAAAGATCAAATAGACCAGGTTCGCTGTTGTCCATTCTTAGTGAGTTCGCTGCACGAAACATAGACTTATCAAAATTAGAATCACGACCCACAAAAGAAGGGTTAGGTCAATATTGTTTTCTGATTGATTTCATTGGTCACATTGGTGATGATCTGGTTGCAGATTGTTTACAACATGTTGGCGCGAATCATGCTGATGTAAAGTTTCTTGGTTCTTATGCTGTAGCAGGAGATAAAGGTGCTGTCACTAGAAATAGTGCAACAAAAGTCTGGAAAGAAACAAAAAATTGGATTCAAACATTACGAAATTCAATTGAAGACTAA
- the serS gene encoding serine--tRNA ligase gives MINAKLLKDDKEYRERIEAKKVDPKLIDDFLEVELKRGELIVIVDDLRAQKNLISKEIGKANPDERKEKIESANEIKKELDGYETTLSELETKYRSLILQIPNPIDSSVPVGQEEDFEIVKIVGEQYSAPKMDHADYGEHMGWVLSEQGANISGSRFAYLAGDAVRLEFALVQFTMGLLAKHGFTPIVPPVLVRESSMEEAGFFPTDENQVYHIEEDNLYLVGTSEVPLAGIHRGEIIDEKDMPKKYCGFSSCFRREAGTYGKDTRGIFRVHQFDKVEMFIYSTPEDSWKEFEKILAIEEEICQALGFSYRVIASASQDLGSATTKKYDVEVWLPSEGAYRELTSCSHYLDFASRRGNIRVKGENGTELVHTLNGTAIAIGRGLTFLMERAQKENGDFEIPEALRSFMGGEETLSKRK, from the coding sequence ATGATTAATGCAAAACTATTAAAAGATGATAAAGAATACCGTGAACGTATTGAAGCAAAAAAAGTTGACCCAAAACTGATTGATGACTTTTTAGAAGTTGAATTAAAACGTGGCGAGCTTATAGTAATAGTCGATGATTTAAGAGCTCAAAAAAACCTGATCTCTAAAGAGATTGGCAAGGCTAACCCAGATGAACGTAAAGAAAAAATTGAATCTGCAAACGAAATCAAAAAAGAGCTAGACGGTTATGAAACAACACTGAGTGAACTTGAAACAAAATATCGCTCATTAATTTTGCAAATACCTAATCCTATAGATAGCAGTGTACCGGTCGGCCAAGAAGAAGATTTTGAAATTGTAAAAATAGTTGGTGAACAATATAGTGCACCAAAAATGGACCATGCTGATTACGGCGAACACATGGGTTGGGTTTTGAGTGAGCAAGGTGCAAATATAAGTGGATCACGCTTTGCATATCTAGCGGGCGATGCAGTTCGACTTGAATTCGCATTAGTCCAGTTCACGATGGGTTTATTGGCTAAACACGGTTTTACCCCAATTGTACCGCCAGTTTTAGTACGAGAATCTTCAATGGAAGAAGCAGGGTTTTTCCCCACAGACGAGAACCAGGTTTATCACATTGAGGAAGACAATTTATATTTAGTTGGCACCTCAGAAGTTCCACTTGCTGGTATACATCGTGGTGAAATAATTGATGAAAAAGATATGCCCAAAAAATATTGCGGTTTCTCTTCATGTTTTAGAAGAGAAGCAGGAACATATGGAAAAGATACGCGAGGAATTTTTCGTGTTCACCAATTCGATAAAGTTGAAATGTTTATTTATTCAACGCCAGAAGATTCTTGGAAAGAATTCGAAAAAATATTAGCCATTGAAGAAGAAATATGTCAAGCACTAGGTTTTAGTTACAGAGTTATTGCTTCTGCAAGCCAAGACTTAGGCTCAGCGACGACTAAAAAATATGATGTTGAAGTTTGGTTACCAAGTGAAGGTGCATATAGAGAACTAACCTCTTGTTCACATTATTTAGATTTTGCTTCAAGACGGGGTAACATCCGCGTAAAGGGTGAAAATGGCACTGAGCTAGTTCACACTTTGAATGGTACAGCAATTGCAATTGGTCGAGGTTTAACTTTCTTGATGGAACGTGCCCAAAAAGAGAATGGCGATTTCGAAATTCCAGAAGCATTGCGTAGCTTTATGGGTGGCGAAGAAACGCTTTCTAAACGTAAATAA
- a CDS encoding inorganic phosphate transporter yields MTQALFAIYFTIAIALIFDYVNGFHDAANSIATVVSTRVLSPRLAVMWAAVFNFIAFLVFGTDVAKSIAKDVVEQNILSVGMIFAGLLGAIIWNLITFYLGLPSSSSHALVGGMAGAAIAKGGFDALISEGFRKIAIFIILSPLIGLALGFILMIITQWSTVKVTNVNRMNKIFRKLQLFSAGAYSLGHGANDAQKTMGIILALLISGNQVGANSELPLWVVLAAHSAIALGTLSGGWRIVKTMGSKITKLQPQGGVCAETAGALTLFATSIAGIPVSTTHTITGAIVGVGSARRISAVRWNVATRVVWAWVLTIPAAGVMAAGTFYVVSWLK; encoded by the coding sequence ATGACACAAGCATTATTCGCAATTTATTTCACAATAGCTATTGCCTTGATTTTTGATTATGTTAACGGTTTCCACGATGCGGCGAATTCGATTGCTACAGTTGTTTCGACTCGAGTACTTTCACCACGGCTAGCTGTAATGTGGGCTGCTGTATTTAATTTTATTGCCTTTTTGGTATTTGGCACCGATGTAGCTAAATCAATTGCTAAAGATGTTGTTGAACAAAATATATTGAGCGTTGGCATGATATTTGCAGGTTTACTTGGTGCAATTATCTGGAATTTAATAACATTCTATTTAGGTTTGCCAAGTTCATCTTCTCATGCTCTAGTTGGTGGCATGGCTGGCGCTGCAATAGCAAAGGGCGGTTTCGATGCGCTGATAAGTGAGGGTTTTAGAAAGATTGCAATTTTTATTATTCTTTCACCACTTATTGGATTAGCTTTAGGATTTATACTGATGATTATTACCCAATGGTCAACAGTCAAAGTAACAAATGTGAACCGCATGAATAAGATTTTTAGAAAATTACAACTATTTTCTGCTGGTGCATATTCACTAGGCCATGGGGCAAATGATGCACAAAAAACAATGGGGATTATTCTGGCATTGTTAATTTCAGGAAATCAAGTTGGTGCAAATTCTGAGTTGCCGCTTTGGGTTGTGCTTGCAGCTCATAGTGCAATAGCACTTGGAACGCTAAGTGGCGGTTGGCGAATTGTTAAAACTATGGGTTCAAAAATAACCAAACTTCAACCTCAAGGTGGTGTGTGTGCTGAAACTGCAGGAGCATTAACATTATTTGCTACATCAATTGCCGGCATACCTGTTTCGACAACACATACAATCACTGGAGCAATAGTTGGAGTTGGTTCTGCTCGACGAATTAGCGCAGTGCGATGGAATGTCGCTACTAGAGTTGTTTGGGCATGGGTACTGACCATACCTGCAGCGGGCGTAATGGCAGCCGGAACTTTTTATGTTGTGAGTTGGTTAAAATGA
- a CDS encoding DUF47 family protein, with product MGFKLLPRNESFFPLFIQTAENIEQGAVRLKKLVDGRLDDSEKISKQIKEIELSGDQFTHSIVNKVYKSFVTPFDREDIHELAEGLDDILDEILNVADLLVLHNVQEESEYLIDLSKILVKCCEQITKLMYKLEKLDKIDETLEIIADYRRKARKVYRNGVSYLFSGELKSFEVLKLKDITEALYAAVHLTDHAGDIVEAITLKHS from the coding sequence ATGGGATTTAAATTGCTACCACGCAATGAGTCATTTTTTCCATTATTTATTCAAACAGCTGAAAATATCGAGCAAGGGGCTGTGCGTCTGAAAAAACTCGTTGATGGGCGACTTGATGATTCGGAAAAAATATCTAAACAGATTAAAGAAATAGAATTAAGTGGCGACCAATTTACTCACTCTATTGTTAACAAAGTATATAAAAGTTTTGTTACACCATTCGATAGAGAAGACATACATGAGCTTGCCGAAGGTCTCGATGATATTTTGGATGAGATATTGAATGTAGCCGATTTATTAGTTCTGCATAATGTCCAAGAAGAAAGTGAATATCTAATTGACTTATCAAAGATTCTCGTGAAGTGTTGTGAACAGATTACAAAACTTATGTATAAACTAGAAAAGTTAGATAAAATTGATGAAACTCTTGAAATAATTGCTGATTATAGACGTAAAGCGCGAAAAGTTTATCGAAATGGTGTTTCATATCTATTTTCTGGCGAATTAAAGTCGTTTGAAGTATTGAAATTAAAAGATATTACCGAAGCTTTATATGCTGCAGTTCATTTAACGGATCATGCAGGTGACATTGTTGAAGCTATAACTTTAAAGCATTCATAG
- the argF gene encoding ornithine carbamoyltransferase, with amino-acid sequence MVKHFLEIDDLTVDEITEILDRAESNDVNQILKRKSVVLLFEKPSSRTRQSMENAVVQLGGNSIYVRPDETGIDERESAEDVAKTLSLFDVAIAARVFDHSKLTRMANASSVPVINLLSDQTHPIQTLADLLTLRQSLGDIEKLKVSYIGDPNNVSRPLAIALNMFGNTLNLSHPKGYGLSASDLNKFESGNVKVNLVDDPKLAAENADVIYTDTWYSMGQEDQKDQRVKDFKDYQINSELMSRANAEAIFMHCLPAHRGLEVTDEVIDGPQSVVWKQAENRMHTARGLLSYLCE; translated from the coding sequence ATGGTAAAACACTTTCTTGAAATCGATGATTTAACAGTTGATGAGATAACTGAAATATTGGACCGTGCAGAGTCCAACGATGTAAATCAAATTTTAAAACGCAAAAGTGTGGTATTACTTTTCGAGAAACCATCATCGCGCACTAGACAATCAATGGAAAATGCGGTTGTACAACTTGGTGGAAACTCTATTTATGTTCGACCAGATGAAACCGGAATTGATGAAAGAGAATCAGCAGAAGACGTAGCAAAGACGTTGAGTTTATTTGATGTTGCAATCGCAGCAAGGGTTTTCGATCATAGTAAACTCACCCGAATGGCCAATGCGTCAAGTGTGCCAGTTATAAATTTATTGTCAGATCAGACTCATCCAATTCAAACACTTGCAGACCTTTTGACATTGAGGCAATCTCTTGGCGACATAGAAAAACTAAAGGTTTCTTATATTGGCGATCCAAATAATGTATCTAGACCTTTAGCCATTGCCCTAAACATGTTCGGTAATACTCTGAATTTGTCACATCCCAAGGGATACGGTTTGAGCGCTTCAGACTTGAACAAATTTGAATCTGGAAACGTTAAAGTAAACCTCGTTGATGACCCGAAACTTGCTGCTGAAAACGCTGACGTGATTTACACTGATACCTGGTATTCTATGGGTCAAGAGGATCAAAAAGATCAAAGAGTTAAAGATTTTAAAGATTATCAGATAAATTCGGAGCTAATGAGTAGAGCAAACGCGGAGGCCATATTCATGCACTGCTTGCCTGCTCACCGTGGCCTCGAAGTCACAGATGAAGTCATTGATGGCCCACAATCTGTAGTTTGGAAACAAGCTGAGAACCGCATGCATACAGCACGCGGTTTGCTTTCTTATTTATGTGAATAG
- a CDS encoding NAD(P)-dependent oxidoreductase encodes MPLTGGSIGAQTGRLTLLVGGNEKELEKIKTILGYIAQEVKYFGEVGAGTKYKLILNSVQAIHMIAFGEAIKMAKQAGLDLNLVGDALVARPGGTSTKISCDALKQDPKDVSFSAQWMAKDLGYAVEMLYDRKSPLLEIANEVYSQAVEDGLGSCDFTIVNKFES; translated from the coding sequence ATGCCGCTAACAGGCGGAAGTATCGGGGCTCAAACTGGCAGGTTAACTTTATTGGTTGGAGGAAACGAAAAAGAACTAGAAAAGATAAAAACTATATTAGGTTATATTGCACAGGAAGTTAAATATTTTGGTGAAGTGGGCGCTGGAACAAAATACAAATTGATTCTTAATTCAGTTCAAGCAATCCACATGATTGCTTTTGGCGAGGCAATCAAGATGGCTAAACAGGCCGGCCTAGATTTGAATTTAGTAGGGGATGCTCTTGTAGCCAGACCGGGTGGAACTTCAACAAAAATATCATGCGATGCTTTAAAACAAGATCCTAAAGATGTCTCATTTTCGGCCCAATGGATGGCGAAAGACTTGGGTTATGCTGTTGAGATGTTATATGATCGTAAGTCGCCATTACTTGAAATTGCTAACGAAGTATACTCACAAGCAGTAGAAGACGGTCTTGGGAGTTGTGATTTTACGATTGTAAATAAGTTCGAATCATAG
- a CDS encoding NAD(P)-binding domain-containing protein, which translates to MNGTKRIAILGLGIMGTGIAQNFLKNDQTVIVWNRSVEKTKDLKIQGAQVANSIKAAVQKADIIFEVTANDE; encoded by the coding sequence ATGAACGGCACAAAACGTATTGCAATATTAGGTCTAGGTATTATGGGAACAGGAATAGCCCAAAATTTCTTAAAAAATGATCAAACCGTCATAGTGTGGAACCGTTCGGTAGAAAAAACTAAAGATCTTAAAATTCAAGGTGCGCAAGTAGCAAATTCTATTAAGGCTGCTGTTCAAAAAGCTGACATAATTTTTGAGGTAACAGCAAACGATGAATAG
- a CDS encoding alpha/beta hydrolase encodes MSKTTVVIVHGSFGNIDENWIPYAVKQLSADNCNVVVPQFPINSEQNFENWKLTFFEEVGPLREDMILVGHSIASAFILALLSESDIKLKGILLVSGFINDLGISEFDTVNHSFTHFGFDWDKIVNSFEIGYSFHGIDDPYVPLWMGEEIANKIDIELMPIENGGHLNTDAGFEEFPALLEKIREYL; translated from the coding sequence ATGTCTAAGACAACAGTTGTTATAGTCCACGGTTCATTTGGTAATATCGACGAGAACTGGATTCCTTATGCAGTAAAGCAATTATCGGCCGATAATTGCAATGTTGTTGTTCCTCAATTCCCTATTAACAGTGAACAAAATTTTGAGAACTGGAAACTTACCTTTTTTGAAGAAGTAGGCCCATTAAGAGAAGACATGATTTTGGTGGGCCATTCTATTGCCTCAGCATTTATTCTGGCTTTACTTAGTGAATCTGATATAAAGCTCAAGGGTATCTTGTTGGTTAGTGGTTTTATAAACGATCTTGGGATTAGCGAATTCGATACAGTTAATCACTCTTTTACGCATTTTGGTTTTGATTGGGATAAAATAGTCAATAGCTTTGAAATAGGGTATTCATTTCACGGAATTGACGATCCGTATGTGCCATTGTGGATGGGCGAAGAGATCGCTAACAAAATTGATATTGAATTGATGCCGATTGAAAATGGCGGTCATTTAAATACGGATGCCGGATTTGAAGAATTTCCCGCATTACTAGAAAAGATTAGGGAATATTTATGA
- a CDS encoding phytanoyl-CoA dioxygenase family protein, with protein MTQNFTTQAALTRLPADSDSEEIVSVIKRDGGLILTNLIAPSHATSFADELQDSVDHREPGFLSGHDDTFYGNDTIRMQSMARRSKTWVNEMLLNPVLLSIADAILHPHCGDYWLSQSELIYLGPDQAVQELHRDDLNWPFAARLEDIDLQLACLIAIGDYDAEVGATRVVPGSHLWPKGREAKDSEIVQAVMEPGDALVYTGSLIHSGGQNKTHDRWRKALYLSYLVGWLTPEEAVPLAISPELARTLPKRARELLGLSNLPSREGAHGAEAALQLWQLDEDDLIAADGAFHIR; from the coding sequence ATGACACAGAACTTCACAACACAAGCTGCTTTAACAAGATTACCCGCAGATAGCGATTCTGAAGAAATAGTTAGCGTTATTAAACGTGACGGCGGACTAATTTTGACAAATTTAATTGCACCTAGCCATGCGACTTCTTTTGCTGACGAGCTCCAAGATTCTGTTGATCATCGTGAACCAGGTTTTTTAAGCGGGCATGATGATACTTTTTATGGCAATGACACTATAAGAATGCAGTCAATGGCGCGTCGCTCAAAAACTTGGGTAAATGAAATGTTGCTTAATCCCGTTTTATTGTCTATTGCAGATGCTATTCTTCATCCTCATTGTGGCGATTATTGGTTATCTCAAAGCGAGCTCATATATTTGGGGCCAGATCAAGCTGTACAAGAATTACATCGCGATGATTTAAATTGGCCATTTGCCGCACGACTAGAAGATATAGATTTACAACTCGCTTGCCTGATAGCAATTGGCGATTATGATGCCGAAGTTGGCGCAACTCGTGTTGTCCCTGGTTCACATTTATGGCCAAAGGGTCGAGAAGCCAAAGATTCCGAGATTGTTCAAGCAGTTATGGAACCCGGAGATGCCCTTGTTTATACTGGTAGCTTGATTCATTCTGGTGGTCAAAATAAAACTCATGACCGTTGGAGAAAAGCATTATATTTGTCTTATTTAGTTGGTTGGCTAACTCCCGAGGAAGCTGTTCCTTTAGCTATCTCGCCTGAATTGGCTCGCACTTTGCCAAAGCGTGCACGTGAGCTGTTAGGTCTTTCTAACTTGCCGAGCCGTGAAGGTGCCCACGGTGCTGAAGCAGCTTTGCAACTTTGGCAGCTAGATGAAGATGACCTTATTGCGGCAGACGGTGCTTTTCATATTCGCTAA
- a CDS encoding phosphotransferase, with the protein MNDITDERLLEINKKTLDRSNMFYWQTDKPLTMQETSILFGDRYKTISDDQLIEILNRALYQNEQLKEIKAVSISGSESLDIGSVNLNRKFKLSNNINVIGRFHPKFLQNGYFNVEVTAANLVLNNKIRCAKPVIVQYSNSNSVQDNLDFILFEMIPGDNMKFHIAKNPDDEKMLVNAAGSLMANIHSINVDGYGFFDNKIAGERNVLIGIHDSYRDHCLAGLDSNLKTIVEGQYIDQKQANNISQLLESSDLIDCEQPVLIHNDLADWNIMLDDKNNCYAIDWDECHGGDPIADIACWSLFFPQNRLSMLIDGYKDVRELPYGYLDKLHIYKLRYVVSKMTLRHKKISYDQSDLMKGLIRSGLEALDAECSYFKL; encoded by the coding sequence ATGAACGATATCACAGATGAAAGATTGTTGGAAATAAACAAGAAGACTCTTGACCGCTCAAACATGTTTTATTGGCAAACCGATAAACCTTTAACAATGCAAGAAACAAGTATATTATTCGGAGATCGATACAAGACTATATCCGATGATCAACTTATCGAAATTCTAAATAGAGCTCTATATCAAAACGAACAGCTGAAAGAGATAAAGGCTGTAAGTATCAGTGGTAGTGAAAGTTTGGATATTGGTAGTGTAAATTTAAATAGAAAATTTAAATTGAGTAATAATATAAATGTTATTGGTAGATTCCACCCTAAATTCCTACAAAATGGTTATTTCAATGTTGAGGTTACAGCAGCTAATCTTGTGCTAAATAATAAAATTCGATGTGCTAAACCAGTCATTGTTCAATATAGTAATAGTAATAGCGTTCAAGACAATTTGGATTTCATACTATTCGAAATGATACCTGGCGACAATATGAAATTTCATATTGCAAAAAATCCAGACGATGAAAAAATGCTTGTTAATGCGGCAGGGTCACTTATGGCGAATATACACTCTATAAACGTTGATGGCTACGGTTTCTTCGACAATAAAATAGCTGGAGAAAGAAATGTTTTGATAGGAATACATGATTCATACAGAGACCATTGCTTGGCTGGATTGGATAGTAATTTAAAAACTATCGTTGAGGGGCAATATATAGACCAGAAACAGGCAAATAATATTTCGCAATTACTTGAATCTAGTGACCTAATCGATTGCGAACAACCAGTACTTATTCATAATGATCTTGCTGATTGGAATATCATGCTTGATGATAAGAATAATTGTTATGCAATAGATTGGGATGAATGTCACGGAGGCGATCCTATTGCAGATATTGCTTGCTGGTCGCTATTTTTTCCACAGAATAGATTAAGCATGCTAATCGATGGATATAAAGATGTGAGAGAATTACCTTATGGCTATTTAGATAAGCTACATATATATAAGCTTCGGTATGTAGTTTCAAAAATGACTTTGCGCCACAAAAAGATTTCTTACGATCAAAGCGATTTGATGAAAGGTTTGATTAGATCTGGACTTGAGGCTCTAGATGCTGAATGTTCCTATTTCAAACTGTAG
- a CDS encoding Crp/Fnr family transcriptional regulator: MLLNGSVKATTFNANETARTVALMDEGDIFPPECIYGKDKGCQYFYEAATSIKCLNIPMKQLRSELEHNTQVKDILFERLALGYIGSLISIEALGQSRVREKIIYILRYLLQRYGEEDKDGWWRLNVRITQTDISNLIGITRETVAVELKKLKQEGIIHTGSFSYSLNMKKLIELTNIEDWKEFI; the protein is encoded by the coding sequence TTGCTTTTAAATGGATCAGTTAAAGCAACAACATTCAATGCAAACGAAACAGCAAGAACAGTTGCACTAATGGATGAAGGTGATATATTTCCACCAGAATGTATATACGGCAAAGATAAAGGATGCCAGTATTTCTACGAAGCCGCCACATCAATAAAATGTCTAAATATACCAATGAAACAACTCCGAAGTGAACTTGAGCATAATACCCAAGTAAAAGATATACTTTTTGAACGATTGGCTTTGGGATATATTGGTTCACTCATAAGCATAGAAGCACTTGGCCAATCCAGAGTCAGAGAAAAGATTATCTATATCCTTAGGTACTTACTCCAGAGGTACGGTGAGGAAGATAAAGATGGTTGGTGGAGACTGAATGTCCGAATTACCCAAACTGATATTTCTAATTTGATAGGAATTACTCGTGAGACAGTTGCTGTCGAATTAAAAAAATTGAAACAAGAAGGTATCATTCATACTGGATCATTTAGCTATTCCCTAAATATGAAGAAGCTCATTGAATTGACCAACATTGAAGACTGGAAAGAATTTATATGA
- a CDS encoding response regulator has translation MGKNINNSKTILVVEDEVSLNNLYVKFLETEGYIVESAKNGQEALEIFNARKPDLILLDLSMPVLDGVGFLKEANILEASPNTRVIVFTNSEDDDRIDKAFDLGATRYLLKVMLAPKEFSRILHGELNGK, from the coding sequence TTGGGCAAGAATATTAATAACTCTAAAACTATATTAGTTGTTGAAGATGAAGTTTCGCTAAATAATTTATATGTCAAGTTTCTTGAAACAGAGGGATATATTGTTGAATCTGCAAAGAATGGTCAAGAGGCTTTGGAAATATTTAATGCTAGAAAACCTGATCTAATATTATTGGATTTAAGTATGCCTGTCCTTGATGGGGTCGGTTTTTTAAAAGAAGCTAATATACTAGAAGCAAGTCCTAATACTAGGGTGATCGTTTTTACTAACTCTGAGGATGACGATAGGATAGATAAAGCATTTGATCTCGGAGCGACGAGGTATTTGCTTAAAGTTATGCTCGCGCCAAAAGAGTTTTCGCGGATATTACATGGAGAATTGAACGGTAAATAA
- a CDS encoding rhodanese-related sulfurtransferase: MPQYKSILFYKFVNLKDPEMAVLWQKELCNRLGLKGRIILSPHGINGTLNGDIYNLKRYKSQMNASGLFRGIHYKWSESDGGEYPKLSVKARDELVSFKAPDKIEIDDELGVVGGGEKLRPKELHEFIENNKEDVLFFDGRNLYESEVGKFKDAVVPIVNTSREFIDEIQDPKYNAIKDKKIITYCTGGIRCEILTVLMKNRGFNNVYQLDGGIVTYGKEFGDDGLWEGKCYVFDGRILQPFSENAELISKCRECGVPTDRYSHCSNEPCGAQMIICQECEDKDVEHYCVACGPKFSAKSLSI, from the coding sequence ATTCCTCAATATAAATCAATTTTATTCTATAAGTTTGTAAATCTTAAAGATCCTGAAATGGCTGTTCTGTGGCAAAAAGAATTGTGTAACCGACTTGGTCTTAAAGGTCGCATAATATTGAGTCCTCACGGTATTAATGGAACTTTAAATGGTGATATATATAATTTAAAAAGATATAAATCACAAATGAATGCAAGTGGATTATTCAGAGGTATACATTACAAGTGGTCAGAAAGTGACGGTGGTGAATACCCGAAGCTTAGTGTCAAGGCTCGTGATGAACTTGTAAGTTTCAAAGCGCCAGACAAAATAGAAATTGATGATGAACTTGGTGTTGTTGGTGGAGGAGAAAAACTACGACCAAAAGAATTACATGAATTTATTGAAAACAATAAAGAAGATGTTTTGTTTTTTGATGGTAGAAATCTCTATGAAAGCGAAGTTGGTAAATTTAAAGATGCTGTTGTCCCTATTGTAAATACCTCTCGAGAATTTATCGATGAAATACAAGATCCTAAATATAATGCAATCAAAGATAAAAAGATTATTACTTACTGTACCGGCGGTATAAGGTGTGAAATTTTGACTGTCTTAATGAAAAATCGTGGATTCAATAATGTATACCAATTAGATGGTGGCATCGTAACTTATGGAAAAGAGTTTGGTGATGACGGACTTTGGGAAGGGAAATGTTATGTCTTTGATGGTCGAATACTCCAACCTTTCTCCGAAAATGCAGAATTAATAAGCAAATGTAGAGAATGTGGGGTTCCAACAGATAGATACTCACATTGTTCAAACGAACCGTGCGGAGCTCAAATGATTATATGTCAAGAATGCGAAGATAAAGATGTTGAGCATTATTGTGTTGCTTGTGGGCCAAAATTCTCCGCTAAATCATTGAGTATTTAG